One genomic window of Paraburkholderia acidiphila includes the following:
- a CDS encoding ABC transporter ATP-binding protein — translation MGDSSSRQAMLAQDGSGVPRLALAGITKQYPAVRANDDVTLSVAPGEIHALLGENGAGKSTLMKIVYGAVRPDAGEIRWEGQAVEIANPAAARKLGIGMVFQHFSLFETLTVGENIALSLDEPFDLKTLGKRIREVSAQYGLDVDPQRHVHSLTVGERQRVEIVRCLLQNPRLLIMDEPTSVLTPQAVRKLFGTLRRLAAEGCSILYISHKLDEIQELCDTATVLRGGKVTGHVIPREETHASLARLMVGRELPDYTRRAHTPGDVLLEAQHLSMPSDDPFGTSLGDVSFSVHAGEILGIAGVSGNGQAELLAALSGEAQAARHGLSADAVKICGKPAGRLSAGARRKLGFAFVPEERLGRGAVPAMSLAENALLTAHREGMVRSGWLKTGAMRAFAERCIGAFDVRCGGPDALAQSLSGGNLQKYIVGREILQAPKVLVVAQPTWGVDVGAAAFIRQQLLDLSARGVAILVISEELEELFDICDRIAVLAGGRLSPARLTGETNAEEIGRWMAGLFGERADRGDGGGRPNGEPPAQTMANA, via the coding sequence ATGGGTGATTCTTCTTCACGTCAGGCAATGCTTGCGCAGGACGGCAGCGGTGTGCCGCGCCTCGCGCTTGCCGGCATCACCAAACAGTACCCGGCGGTGCGCGCGAACGACGACGTCACGCTCTCGGTCGCGCCGGGCGAAATTCATGCCTTGCTCGGCGAAAACGGCGCGGGCAAGAGCACGCTCATGAAGATCGTCTATGGCGCGGTGCGCCCGGACGCAGGCGAGATTCGCTGGGAAGGCCAGGCCGTCGAAATCGCCAATCCGGCTGCGGCGCGCAAGCTCGGCATCGGCATGGTGTTCCAGCATTTTTCGTTGTTCGAAACGCTTACGGTTGGCGAGAACATCGCGCTTTCGCTCGACGAACCGTTCGACCTGAAAACCCTCGGCAAACGCATTCGCGAGGTGTCGGCGCAATACGGCCTCGACGTCGATCCGCAGCGCCATGTGCATAGCCTCACGGTGGGCGAGCGTCAGCGCGTGGAGATCGTGCGCTGCCTGCTGCAGAACCCGCGTCTTCTGATCATGGACGAGCCGACTTCGGTGCTCACGCCGCAAGCGGTGCGCAAGCTGTTCGGCACGCTGCGTCGCCTCGCCGCCGAAGGCTGCAGCATTCTCTATATCAGCCACAAGCTCGATGAAATCCAGGAGCTTTGCGATACGGCCACCGTGCTGCGCGGCGGCAAGGTCACGGGCCACGTCATTCCGCGCGAAGAAACGCATGCGTCGCTCGCGCGCTTGATGGTCGGGCGCGAGTTGCCCGACTACACGCGGCGCGCGCATACGCCCGGCGACGTGCTGCTCGAAGCGCAGCATCTGTCGATGCCGAGCGACGACCCATTCGGCACGTCGCTGGGCGACGTATCGTTCAGCGTGCATGCGGGCGAGATACTCGGTATCGCAGGTGTCTCGGGCAACGGCCAGGCGGAATTGCTCGCGGCGCTCTCGGGCGAGGCGCAAGCGGCCCGTCACGGCTTGAGCGCCGATGCGGTCAAGATTTGCGGTAAGCCTGCGGGACGGCTTTCGGCCGGGGCGCGCCGCAAGCTCGGCTTCGCGTTCGTGCCGGAGGAGCGGCTTGGGCGGGGCGCGGTGCCGGCCATGTCGCTCGCCGAAAACGCGTTGCTCACTGCGCACCGCGAGGGCATGGTGCGCTCGGGCTGGCTCAAGACCGGCGCGATGCGCGCGTTCGCCGAGCGCTGCATCGGCGCATTCGATGTGCGCTGCGGCGGCCCGGACGCGCTGGCCCAAAGCCTCTCGGGCGGCAATCTGCAGAAGTACATCGTGGGGCGCGAGATTCTCCAGGCGCCGAAGGTGCTCGTCGTCGCGCAGCCCACCTGGGGCGTGGACGTGGGCGCGGCGGCATTCATCCGCCAGCAGTTGCTCGACCTTTCGGCGCGCGGCGTGGCGATACTCGTGATCTCGGAAGAACTGGAAGAGCTGTTCGACATCTGCGACCGCATTGCCGTGCTCGCGGGCGGCCGCCTTTCGCCCGCGCGTTTGACGGGCGAGACGAACGCCGAGGAAATCGGCCGCTGGATGGCGGGACTCTTTGGCGAGCGCGCCGATCGTGGCGACGGTGGCGGCCGGCCGAACGGCGAGCCGCCCGCGCAGACCATGGCGAACGCCTGA